A region from the Nocardioides exalbidus genome encodes:
- the ggt gene encoding gamma-glutamyltransferase: MQLRTPIAALAVTGVLAGLVVATPTSAAPGAGPSDRAGDTVARPTAKKPTAIGKGGAVTTVDPEATAAGLRVLKAGGNAVDAAVAAAATLGVTEPYSAGIGGGGYFVYYNARSGKVRTIDGRETAPNKMPQDAFIDPATGAPYTFTPDLVTSGVSVGTPGTLATWDKALANWGTLSLGDALAPATKVARRGFKVDPTFRQQTLDNLVRFTAFPDTKKLFLPKGDAPKVGSIFRNPELADTYDLIADKGISAFYRGPLARLMSDVVRKPRTTKKTKLPVPKGYLTARDLRDYKVRSQKATRSTYRGHDVYGMAPSSSGGTTIGEALNILERYNLAAMTPEAALHHYLEASALAFADRGKYVGDPAYVDVPVKRLLDKKYAAERACSLDQTRAAVKPVAAGDVTSYDGICGPAARQGEVEEDTENISTTNLTVADKWGNVVEYTLTIEQTGGSGITVPGHGFLLNNELTDFSTVYDAADPNRIQPGKRPRSSMSPTIILKDGKPFLALGSPGGSTIITTVLQMIVNRIDLGMTIEEAIAAPRASQRNTASVTAEPAFIDAYGAALTALGHTLAPAGDAFTSAAEIGAATAIEFGPKSLLTAVAEPTRRGTGSAAVVDKK; the protein is encoded by the coding sequence ATGCAGCTCCGCACGCCCATCGCCGCACTCGCCGTCACCGGCGTCCTCGCCGGCCTCGTCGTCGCCACCCCCACCTCGGCGGCACCCGGCGCCGGTCCGTCCGACCGGGCCGGTGACACCGTGGCCCGGCCCACCGCCAAGAAGCCGACCGCCATCGGCAAGGGCGGCGCCGTCACGACCGTCGACCCCGAGGCGACAGCGGCAGGTCTCCGGGTGCTCAAGGCCGGCGGCAACGCGGTCGACGCCGCGGTCGCCGCGGCCGCGACCCTCGGCGTCACCGAGCCCTACAGCGCTGGCATCGGCGGCGGCGGCTACTTCGTCTACTACAACGCCAGGTCCGGCAAGGTCCGCACGATCGACGGCCGCGAGACCGCGCCGAACAAGATGCCGCAGGACGCGTTCATCGACCCCGCCACCGGGGCGCCGTACACCTTCACCCCCGACCTGGTGACCAGCGGCGTCAGCGTCGGCACCCCCGGCACCCTGGCGACCTGGGACAAGGCCCTGGCCAACTGGGGCACGCTGTCGCTCGGCGACGCGCTCGCCCCGGCCACGAAGGTCGCCCGTCGCGGCTTCAAGGTCGACCCGACCTTCCGCCAGCAGACGCTCGACAACCTCGTGCGCTTCACGGCGTTCCCCGACACCAAGAAGCTGTTCCTCCCCAAGGGCGACGCCCCGAAGGTCGGCTCGATCTTCCGCAACCCCGAGCTCGCCGACACCTACGACCTGATCGCCGACAAGGGCATCTCCGCGTTCTACCGCGGCCCGCTCGCCCGGCTGATGTCCGACGTGGTCCGCAAGCCGCGGACGACGAAGAAGACGAAGCTGCCGGTGCCGAAGGGGTACCTCACGGCGCGCGACCTTCGCGACTATAAGGTCCGCTCGCAGAAGGCCACGAGGTCGACCTACCGCGGCCACGACGTCTACGGCATGGCGCCGTCGTCGTCCGGCGGCACGACCATCGGCGAGGCGCTCAACATCCTCGAGCGCTACAACCTCGCCGCGATGACGCCCGAGGCCGCGCTGCACCACTACCTCGAGGCCAGCGCGCTCGCCTTCGCCGACCGCGGGAAGTACGTCGGCGACCCCGCCTACGTCGACGTCCCGGTGAAGCGGCTCCTCGACAAGAAGTACGCCGCCGAGCGGGCGTGCTCGCTCGACCAGACCAGGGCGGCGGTCAAGCCGGTCGCGGCCGGCGACGTGACGTCCTACGACGGCATCTGCGGCCCCGCGGCCAGGCAGGGCGAGGTCGAGGAGGACACCGAGAACATCTCGACGACCAACCTCACCGTCGCCGACAAGTGGGGCAACGTCGTGGAGTACACCCTCACGATCGAGCAGACCGGCGGCTCGGGCATCACCGTCCCCGGCCACGGCTTCCTGCTCAACAACGAGCTCACAGACTTCTCGACGGTCTACGACGCCGCCGACCCGAACCGGATCCAGCCGGGCAAGCGCCCGCGCAGCTCCATGTCGCCGACGATCATCCTCAAGGACGGCAAGCCGTTCCTCGCGCTGGGGTCGCCCGGCGGCTCGACGATCATCACGACCGTCCTGCAGATGATCGTCAACCGGATCGACCTCGGCATGACGATCGAGGAGGCGATCGCCGCGCCGCGCGCCAGCCAGCGCAACACCGCGAGCGTGACGGCCGAGCCGGCCTTCATCGACGCCTACGGTGCCGCGCTCACCGCCCTCGGCCACACCCTCGCACCGGCCGGCGACGCCTTCACCAGCGCCGCGGAGATCGGTGCGGCGACGGCGATCGAGTTCGGGCCGAAGTCGTTGCTGACCGCGGTCGCCGAGCCGACCCGACGCGGCACGGGATCCGCCGCGGTGGTCGACAAGAAGTAG
- a CDS encoding glycerate kinase, translating into MTRVLLAPDKFKGSLSAEGVAAALASGLRRVRPDARIDCLPVADGGDGTVDAAVASGFARVGVEVRGPTGEPVATSYARRGSVGVVEMADACGLVRLPGGVPAPLAASSRGLGEAMVAALDAGCRELVVGIGGSASTDGGRGLLEALGARTDDGLDLSGLHPALAATRVVVACDVDNPLTGPEGAAAVYAPQKGATPEDVAVLDARLGEWADLVAAATGRDLRSVPGAGAAGGVGFGLVAVLGAELRPGIELMLDLLGFADRVVGTDLVVTGEGSLDEQSLRGKAPVGVSSAAGLAGAPVVAVCGRRLLSPDQLVAAGIGSAYALTDVEPDLDTCLREPARLLADLGERLAREHLG; encoded by the coding sequence ATGACGCGCGTCCTGCTCGCCCCCGACAAGTTCAAGGGCTCGCTGTCGGCCGAGGGCGTCGCCGCCGCTCTCGCGTCAGGACTGCGGCGCGTCCGTCCCGACGCCCGGATCGACTGCCTGCCGGTCGCCGACGGTGGGGACGGGACCGTCGACGCCGCCGTCGCGAGCGGCTTCGCGCGGGTCGGCGTCGAGGTCCGCGGCCCGACCGGCGAACCCGTGGCGACCTCCTACGCACGCCGGGGGTCGGTGGGCGTCGTCGAGATGGCCGACGCCTGTGGGCTGGTCCGGCTGCCCGGCGGGGTGCCGGCCCCTCTGGCTGCGTCGAGCCGCGGGCTCGGCGAGGCGATGGTGGCCGCGCTCGACGCCGGGTGCCGGGAGCTCGTGGTCGGGATCGGCGGCAGCGCGAGCACGGACGGCGGCCGGGGGCTGCTCGAGGCCCTCGGTGCCCGCACCGATGACGGTCTCGACCTGTCGGGTCTCCATCCGGCGCTGGCCGCCACGCGGGTGGTCGTCGCCTGCGACGTGGACAACCCGCTGACCGGCCCCGAGGGGGCCGCGGCGGTCTACGCCCCGCAGAAGGGTGCGACCCCCGAGGACGTCGCGGTCCTCGACGCGCGGCTCGGCGAGTGGGCCGACCTGGTCGCCGCCGCGACCGGCCGCGACCTCCGCTCCGTGCCCGGTGCCGGCGCGGCCGGCGGCGTGGGCTTCGGTCTCGTCGCGGTCCTGGGCGCCGAGCTCCGGCCCGGCATCGAGCTGATGCTGGACCTCCTCGGCTTCGCCGACCGCGTCGTCGGCACCGACCTCGTCGTCACCGGCGAGGGCTCGCTGGACGAGCAGAGCCTGCGCGGCAAGGCTCCGGTCGGGGTCTCCTCGGCCGCCGGCCTGGCGGGTGCACCGGTCGTCGCCGTCTGCGGTCGCCGCCTGCTCTCGCCCGACCAGCTGGTCGCCGCCGGCATCGGGTCGGCGTACGCCCTCACCGACGTGGAGCCCGACCTCGACACCTGCCTGCGCGAGCCCGCCCGCCTCCTCGCGGACCTGGGCGAGCGGCTCGCACGCGAGCACCTCGGCTGA
- a CDS encoding LacI family DNA-binding transcriptional regulator yields MSSRERAATLRLQDVAAAAGVSIATASRSLSGSPGVSATVAQRVRDVAADLGYVANMHARSLAGGPTRSVGLVVHEIGDPYFSEIASGVLGVGAREGLTVQICHTGRDPERELAQLRTLIANRVGAIIIAGSGLVDPSLQAAAKVELQAFRRSGGRVAVIGRHHLGVDAVLPDNTEGARAIAQHLLDLGHRRIAVATGSLSLTTVADRIAGVGEAFAAAGLAFGDVPVVEADFTRAGGKVAVEEILDEHPGTTAVMALNDDMAIGVLSALRARGISVPGQVSVTGFDDVAVAGDLAPSLTTVRLPMGEMGEQALLLALKEPGARPRRRTVGAELVVRDSSAAPPA; encoded by the coding sequence ATGAGCAGCAGGGAGCGGGCAGCGACGCTGCGACTCCAGGACGTGGCCGCGGCGGCGGGGGTCTCCATCGCGACCGCCTCGCGCAGCCTGTCCGGGTCGCCGGGTGTCAGCGCGACCGTGGCCCAGCGGGTGCGCGACGTGGCCGCCGACCTGGGCTACGTCGCCAACATGCACGCGCGCAGCCTCGCCGGTGGTCCGACGCGGTCCGTCGGGCTCGTCGTGCACGAGATCGGCGACCCCTACTTCTCCGAGATCGCGAGCGGGGTCCTCGGCGTCGGCGCCCGCGAGGGCCTGACCGTCCAGATCTGCCACACCGGTCGTGACCCCGAGCGCGAGCTGGCCCAGCTCCGGACGCTGATCGCCAACCGGGTCGGCGCGATCATCATCGCCGGCTCCGGCCTGGTCGACCCGAGCCTGCAGGCAGCGGCGAAGGTCGAGCTGCAGGCCTTCCGGCGCTCGGGCGGGCGGGTCGCGGTCATCGGGCGGCACCACCTCGGCGTCGACGCGGTGCTCCCCGACAACACCGAGGGTGCCCGCGCGATCGCCCAGCACCTGCTCGACCTCGGCCACCGCCGCATCGCCGTGGCCACCGGCTCGCTCTCGCTGACGACGGTCGCGGACCGCATCGCGGGCGTGGGAGAGGCGTTCGCCGCGGCGGGCCTGGCGTTCGGCGACGTGCCCGTCGTGGAGGCGGACTTCACCCGCGCCGGCGGCAAGGTCGCCGTCGAGGAGATCCTCGACGAGCACCCGGGGACCACTGCAGTGATGGCGCTCAACGACGACATGGCGATCGGCGTGCTCTCGGCGCTCCGCGCGCGCGGCATCTCGGTGCCCGGCCAGGTCTCGGTCACCGGCTTCGACGACGTCGCCGTGGCCGGCGACCTCGCTCCCTCGCTCACGACCGTCCGGTTGCCGATGGGCGAGATGGGGGAGCAGGCGCTCCTGCTCGCGCTCAAGGAGCCGGGCGCCCGGCCGCGCCGCCGCACCGTCGGTGCCGAGCTCGTGGTGCGCGACTCCTCGGCGGCGCCGCCGGCATGA
- a CDS encoding NUDIX hydrolase, whose amino-acid sequence MSFSLVPASYVYLLRGSGPDTEVLLQLRQGTPYMSGHWAAAAAGHVERGETAWDAARREALEELGVGDVALEFAFTMQRTAHADAIDERVDWFFTARSWSGEPRIMEPEKCAAIEWFPLASLPEPTVPHEAYALSQLGSGAAYLTFGWSSPSDPV is encoded by the coding sequence GTGAGCTTCTCCCTCGTCCCGGCCTCCTACGTCTACCTCCTCCGGGGCTCGGGCCCCGACACCGAGGTCCTGCTCCAGCTGCGCCAGGGCACGCCCTACATGTCCGGTCACTGGGCAGCGGCGGCTGCCGGACACGTCGAGCGCGGCGAGACGGCCTGGGACGCCGCGCGCCGCGAGGCGCTGGAGGAGCTCGGCGTGGGCGACGTCGCCCTCGAGTTCGCCTTCACCATGCAGCGCACCGCGCACGCGGACGCGATCGACGAGCGCGTCGACTGGTTCTTCACCGCCCGCTCGTGGAGCGGCGAGCCGCGGATCATGGAGCCGGAGAAGTGCGCGGCGATCGAGTGGTTCCCGCTCGCCTCGCTCCCGGAGCCGACGGTGCCGCACGAGGCGTACGCCCTCTCACAGCTCGGGTCGGGAGCGGCGTACCTCACCTTCGGCTGGTCCTCCCCGTCTGACCCCGTCTGA
- a CDS encoding amino acid ABC transporter substrate-binding protein — protein MKVKTPYRVAGLAMASCLALSACMSSGAGGDAADDGTGPIQIGISLPLTGDFSEPGKGVQRGYEAWAAYVNDNGGLLGRDVELTILDDQSNADRVAADYEKLINSDGVDLIFGPFSTRLVVPAAQVAQDYGFLFVEPAGAAEEVFTQGFDNLFYAAPAVANDHYDYLADAIEAMPEAERPKTAAYASMDDPFAMGTAYGLKDRLEEMGVETVVDEVYPPNTTDFGSIAAKIADSDADVVVGGTQYQDAVNMIVALQQLDYQPKMAAFSTAPTNPEFPEAIGKTEGILSPTGYTPDATYPTNQEFVDYYTEMHGNPPAEDEANAWTTGQVVAAAVEAVECASPDPECQGQLIDWLRDNEVETVVGPLTWDAEGRPQGAHLIQQYVDGKIRIVLPEDAKEADLIVAKPSW, from the coding sequence ATGAAGGTCAAGACCCCCTACCGCGTGGCCGGACTCGCGATGGCCTCCTGCCTCGCGCTGAGCGCCTGCATGAGCTCCGGTGCAGGCGGCGACGCGGCCGATGACGGCACCGGTCCGATCCAGATCGGCATCTCGCTCCCGCTCACGGGAGACTTCTCCGAGCCCGGCAAGGGCGTGCAGCGCGGCTACGAGGCCTGGGCCGCCTACGTCAACGACAACGGCGGCCTCCTCGGCCGCGACGTCGAGCTCACGATCCTCGACGACCAGTCCAACGCCGACCGGGTCGCCGCCGACTACGAGAAGCTCATCAACTCCGACGGCGTCGACCTGATCTTCGGCCCCTTCTCCACCCGCCTCGTCGTCCCGGCCGCGCAGGTCGCGCAGGACTACGGCTTCCTCTTCGTCGAGCCGGCCGGTGCCGCCGAGGAGGTCTTCACCCAGGGCTTCGACAACCTCTTCTACGCCGCGCCCGCGGTCGCCAACGACCACTACGACTACCTCGCCGACGCCATCGAGGCTATGCCCGAGGCCGAGCGGCCGAAGACCGCGGCCTACGCCTCGATGGACGACCCGTTCGCGATGGGCACCGCCTACGGCCTCAAGGACCGTCTCGAGGAGATGGGCGTCGAGACGGTCGTCGACGAGGTCTACCCGCCCAACACGACCGACTTCGGGTCGATCGCGGCGAAGATCGCGGACAGCGACGCCGACGTCGTGGTCGGCGGCACGCAGTACCAGGACGCCGTCAACATGATCGTCGCGCTCCAGCAGCTCGACTACCAGCCGAAGATGGCGGCCTTCTCGACCGCGCCAACCAACCCGGAGTTCCCCGAGGCGATCGGCAAGACCGAGGGGATCCTCTCCCCCACCGGCTACACCCCCGACGCGACCTACCCCACCAACCAGGAGTTCGTCGACTACTACACCGAGATGCACGGCAACCCGCCGGCCGAGGACGAGGCCAACGCCTGGACCACCGGCCAGGTCGTGGCCGCCGCCGTCGAGGCCGTCGAGTGCGCCAGCCCCGACCCCGAGTGCCAGGGCCAGCTCATCGACTGGCTGCGCGACAACGAGGTCGAGACCGTCGTCGGCCCGCTGACGTGGGACGCCGAGGGCCGGCCGCAGGGCGCGCACCTGATCCAGCAGTACGTCGACGGGAAGATCCGCATCGTGCTGCCCGAGGACGCCAAGGAGGCCGACCTCATCGTGGCGAAGCCGAGCTGGTGA
- the dapF gene encoding diaminopimelate epimerase, with translation MSYPFLKGHGTENDFVVLPDPDGTVHGDLSVERVRALCDRRAGLGADGVLRAVRQDGGWFMDYRNSDGSVSEMCGNGVRVFARYLHDHQGEPFPMRIGTRDGVKVLDRAGDELTADMGTPEVLGETKVSVDGRSWAAQHVSMGNPHAVAFVDDLADAGHLLEAPEHDPEVYPHGVNVEFVVRRGEHHVAMRVHERGAGETRSCGTGACAVAVATALADGAPRGTAYRVDVPGGTLHVTWTEDDRVLMTGPAVLVAEGETDL, from the coding sequence GTGAGCTATCCCTTCCTCAAGGGCCACGGCACCGAGAACGACTTCGTGGTCCTGCCCGACCCCGACGGCACGGTCCACGGCGACCTGTCGGTGGAGCGGGTGCGCGCGCTGTGCGACCGCCGGGCCGGCCTCGGCGCCGACGGGGTGCTGCGTGCGGTGCGCCAGGACGGCGGCTGGTTCATGGACTACCGCAACTCCGACGGCTCGGTCAGCGAGATGTGCGGCAACGGTGTCCGGGTCTTCGCGCGCTACCTCCACGACCACCAGGGCGAGCCGTTCCCGATGCGCATCGGCACCCGCGACGGCGTGAAGGTCCTCGACCGTGCCGGCGACGAGCTCACCGCGGACATGGGTACGCCGGAGGTGCTGGGCGAGACGAAGGTGTCGGTCGACGGCCGGAGCTGGGCCGCGCAGCACGTGTCGATGGGCAACCCGCACGCCGTCGCGTTCGTCGACGACCTCGCCGACGCCGGCCACCTCCTCGAGGCGCCCGAGCACGACCCCGAGGTCTACCCCCACGGGGTCAACGTCGAGTTCGTCGTCCGGCGCGGCGAGCACCACGTCGCCATGCGCGTGCACGAGCGCGGAGCCGGCGAGACCCGCTCCTGCGGCACCGGCGCCTGCGCCGTCGCGGTCGCGACTGCCCTCGCCGACGGCGCGCCGCGCGGGACGGCGTACCGCGTCGACGTGCCCGGTGGCACCCTCCACGTCACCTGGACCGAGGACGACCGGGTCCTGATGACCGGTCCCGCGGTGCTCGTGGCCGAGGGCGAGACCGACCTCTGA
- a CDS encoding dihydrofolate reductase family protein, translated as MATIYYTASSLDGFIATTDHSLDWLLSRDIDEAGPMHYTAFRERIGASIMGATTCQWVLDHDDSDQPWGTLPNFVMTHRDFAPLAGTTFTQAPIAEVHAQAVEVAGDKDVWLVGGGELVGQLVDLGLLDEVWIQYAPCTLGAGAPVLPRAVDLRLEEVARNRDFMCGRYTVAG; from the coding sequence ATGGCGACGATCTACTACACCGCAAGCTCCCTCGACGGCTTCATCGCGACCACCGACCACTCCCTCGACTGGCTGCTCTCGCGCGACATCGACGAGGCGGGACCGATGCACTACACCGCGTTCCGCGAGCGCATCGGCGCGAGCATCATGGGCGCGACGACCTGCCAGTGGGTCCTCGACCACGACGACAGCGACCAGCCGTGGGGCACGCTGCCCAACTTCGTGATGACCCACCGCGACTTCGCCCCCCTGGCCGGTACGACGTTCACGCAGGCGCCGATCGCCGAGGTCCACGCGCAGGCCGTCGAGGTCGCGGGGGACAAGGACGTGTGGCTGGTGGGCGGCGGCGAGCTGGTCGGCCAGCTCGTCGACCTCGGACTCCTCGACGAGGTCTGGATCCAGTACGCCCCCTGCACCCTCGGGGCGGGCGCACCGGTGCTCCCGCGGGCAGTCGACCTGCGGCTCGAGGAGGTCGCCCGCAACCGCGACTTCATGTGCGGCCGCTACACCGTCGCGGGTTGA
- a CDS encoding thrombospondin type 3 repeat-containing protein — translation MGTSTRASAVLVLLGAGLAGGVATSPSAYAAPVPCTQTFPAVSTSGSTIAPYGRAVFRVQVNGGWSEQARVTDVDVHLGLDVQAADTSLVLTLQHSQGPTSTLMSRPASPGGYDITLDDEAGPWPLGATGGRYQPEQPLARLDGLRAGSLWVLEANNYGGGPVATSNMLVTVTSDRCDTDGDGVEDTSDNCPSAANADQVDWDGDGTGNVCDPTPGTAPVVSPPPVTGVPTTPGCSASCAYPRTVDLDHRSKKKRLAGTVSSVAVGCRREVPVTIWRQRTGTDRKVLVVTTGRTGHYVVRAPRRPGRYYATVGSAAEPLCGTDRSRTVRVKHR, via the coding sequence ATGGGGACGTCGACGCGAGCGAGTGCAGTGCTGGTGCTGCTCGGGGCCGGCCTCGCCGGCGGCGTCGCGACCAGCCCGTCGGCGTACGCCGCCCCGGTGCCGTGCACCCAGACGTTCCCCGCGGTGTCGACCTCGGGCAGCACCATCGCTCCCTACGGCCGGGCCGTCTTCCGCGTGCAGGTGAACGGGGGCTGGAGCGAGCAGGCGCGGGTCACGGACGTCGACGTCCATCTCGGGCTCGACGTCCAGGCAGCCGACACGTCTCTCGTCCTGACACTGCAGCACTCCCAGGGCCCGACGAGCACGCTGATGTCCCGACCTGCCTCGCCCGGCGGCTACGACATCACCCTCGACGACGAGGCCGGCCCGTGGCCGCTCGGTGCCACGGGCGGGCGCTACCAGCCGGAGCAACCCCTCGCTCGACTCGACGGCCTCAGGGCCGGCAGCCTGTGGGTCCTGGAGGCCAACAACTACGGCGGCGGCCCCGTCGCCACGAGCAACATGCTCGTCACGGTCACGAGCGACAGGTGCGACACGGACGGCGACGGCGTCGAGGACACGTCCGACAACTGCCCGAGCGCCGCCAACGCCGACCAGGTCGACTGGGACGGCGACGGAACCGGCAACGTCTGCGACCCGACCCCGGGCACCGCACCCGTCGTGTCTCCGCCGCCGGTCACGGGGGTCCCGACCACTCCGGGGTGCTCGGCGTCCTGCGCCTACCCGCGCACCGTCGACCTCGACCACCGCTCCAAGAAGAAGCGCCTCGCCGGCACGGTCTCCTCCGTCGCGGTCGGCTGCCGCCGCGAGGTGCCGGTCACCATCTGGCGCCAGCGCACGGGCACGGACCGCAAGGTCCTCGTCGTCACCACCGGGCGCACCGGGCACTACGTCGTCCGGGCACCGCGGCGGCCGGGTCGCTACTACGCCACGGTCGGCTCGGCGGCCGAGCCGCTGTGCGGCACCGACCGTTCACGAACGGTTCGGGTGAAGCATCGTTGA
- the miaA gene encoding tRNA (adenosine(37)-N6)-dimethylallyltransferase MiaA encodes MPQPIVALVGATASGKTGLSLDLAERLGGEVVNTDAMQVYRGMDIGTAKLPEAERRGVPHHLLDLREVTEPSTVAEFQGLARDAIADIRERDRVPVLVGGSALYTRAIVDRFEFPGTDESLRRELEAELERIGSHALHERLAGVDPEAAAAILPDNGRRVVRALEVVALTGRPYSASLPRLEYADPLTVQVGVDIDRPTLDARIEQRVEEMFADGLVEEVEALLARGLQDGRTANRAIGYREVVGFLAGDRSLAEAVEQTKAATRRFARRQDAWFRKDPRIVWVAHDDPDRADRAAEAVRAAAPTA; translated from the coding sequence ATGCCCCAGCCCATCGTCGCCCTCGTCGGGGCCACGGCGTCGGGCAAGACGGGCCTGTCCCTCGACCTCGCCGAGCGCCTCGGCGGCGAGGTGGTCAACACCGACGCGATGCAGGTCTACCGGGGCATGGACATCGGCACGGCCAAGCTCCCGGAGGCCGAGCGGCGCGGCGTCCCGCACCACCTGCTCGACCTGAGGGAGGTCACCGAGCCGTCCACGGTCGCGGAGTTCCAGGGCCTCGCCCGCGACGCGATCGCCGACATCCGCGAGCGCGACCGCGTGCCGGTCCTGGTCGGTGGCTCGGCGCTCTACACCCGCGCCATCGTCGACCGCTTCGAGTTCCCCGGCACCGACGAGTCGCTGCGCCGTGAGCTCGAGGCCGAGCTCGAGCGGATCGGCAGCCACGCCCTCCACGAGCGGTTGGCGGGCGTCGACCCCGAGGCGGCCGCCGCGATCCTGCCCGACAACGGGCGCCGCGTCGTACGCGCCCTGGAGGTCGTCGCGCTCACCGGCCGGCCCTACAGCGCGAGCCTCCCGAGGCTCGAGTACGCCGACCCGCTGACCGTCCAGGTCGGCGTCGACATCGACCGGCCGACCCTCGACGCACGGATCGAGCAGCGGGTCGAGGAGATGTTCGCCGACGGGCTGGTCGAGGAGGTGGAGGCGCTGCTGGCGAGGGGGCTCCAGGACGGTCGCACCGCGAACCGCGCGATCGGCTACCGCGAGGTCGTCGGATTCCTCGCCGGCGACCGTTCCCTCGCCGAGGCGGTCGAGCAGACCAAGGCCGCCACCCGTCGCTTCGCGCGCCGCCAGGACGCCTGGTTCCGCAAGGACCCCCGCATCGTCTGGGTGGCCCACGACGACCCCGACCGCGCCGACAGGGCCGCCGAGGCGGTCCGGGCGGCAGCGCCGACGGCCTGA
- a CDS encoding SDR family NAD(P)-dependent oxidoreductase, producing MDITGSTAIVTGGASGIGAAVARALATKGAVVVVADLNAEKGEALASEIGGVFASVDVTRTDQVTAAVEAAAEIAPLRACVNSAGIGWAQRTIGRDGLLEQAHDLDAFRKVVEINLIGTFDMTRQAATVMSRNEPDADGQRGAIVNLASVAAFDGQIGQASYSASKGGVVGMTLPVARDLSAAGIRLNTVAPGLIDTPIYDAFPNPDEFKANLGANVLFPKRLGHAAELASMVVECLTNSYMNGETIRVDGGIRMPPK from the coding sequence ATGGACATCACCGGATCGACCGCCATCGTCACCGGCGGCGCGAGCGGCATCGGTGCCGCCGTCGCGCGCGCCCTCGCCACGAAGGGCGCCGTCGTCGTGGTCGCCGACCTCAACGCCGAGAAGGGCGAGGCCCTGGCCTCCGAGATCGGCGGCGTCTTCGCGTCCGTCGATGTTACGAGGACCGACCAGGTCACCGCGGCCGTCGAGGCGGCCGCCGAGATCGCGCCCCTGCGTGCCTGCGTGAACTCCGCCGGCATCGGCTGGGCGCAGCGCACCATCGGCCGCGACGGTCTGCTCGAGCAGGCCCACGACCTCGACGCCTTCCGCAAGGTCGTCGAGATCAACCTGATCGGCACCTTCGACATGACCCGCCAGGCCGCCACCGTGATGAGCCGCAACGAGCCCGACGCCGACGGCCAGCGCGGCGCGATCGTCAACCTCGCCTCGGTCGCCGCGTTCGACGGCCAGATCGGGCAGGCGTCCTACTCCGCCTCCAAGGGCGGCGTCGTCGGCATGACCCTCCCGGTCGCACGCGACCTGTCCGCCGCCGGCATCCGGCTCAACACGGTCGCACCCGGCCTGATCGACACCCCGATCTACGACGCGTTCCCCAACCCCGACGAGTTCAAGGCCAACCTCGGCGCCAACGTGCTCTTCCCCAAGCGCCTCGGCCACGCCGCGGAGCTCGCCAGCATGGTCGTGGAGTGCCTCACCAACTCCTACATGAACGGCGAGACCATCCGCGTCGACGGCGGTATCCGGATGCCACCCAAGTGA
- a CDS encoding antitoxin, with the protein MSFLDKAKDKLTKAVDDHGDKIADGIDKAGAFANEKTGGKHADKIDQATGKARDALDKLDGKDDDIPPATPAP; encoded by the coding sequence ATGTCGTTCCTGGACAAGGCCAAGGACAAGCTCACCAAGGCGGTCGACGACCACGGCGACAAGATCGCCGACGGCATCGACAAGGCCGGCGCGTTCGCCAACGAGAAGACCGGCGGCAAGCACGCCGACAAGATCGACCAGGCCACCGGCAAGGCGCGCGACGCGCTCGACAAGCTGGACGGCAAGGACGACGACATCCCGCCGGCGACGCCGGCTCCCTGA